The following are encoded in a window of Oligoflexus sp. genomic DNA:
- a CDS encoding homoserine kinase, with protein sequence MSEFRVFAPATIGNVASGFDVLGLAVAGLGDTFVFEESSHYSIAVQGRDARLVPLEPEKNTVTLAAEALYLHLGITPKRFHVTLERALPLAGGLGSSAASSVAGALAAAKLAGVLDRKDLILKSALAAETVVAGPHLDNIAPCVYGGLTLVQDVGNLRVYPVPLKAKFWVTLTTPPLHIQTKEARKVLPQQLDTPRWTRQMAHCTTLALALALGDQEQIAFGLKDPFAEPARGNLIPGFFQAKAVAINAGAFGFSISGSGPTCFALSADEATAHKVAEAVREVFGPQTLVHIAEPSLEGASIL encoded by the coding sequence ATGAGTGAATTTCGAGTCTTTGCACCAGCCACGATAGGCAATGTGGCTTCGGGTTTTGATGTCCTTGGTCTTGCCGTCGCAGGATTGGGGGATACCTTTGTTTTCGAGGAATCGAGCCACTACAGTATCGCCGTGCAGGGGCGCGATGCGCGTCTTGTGCCTTTGGAGCCAGAGAAAAATACTGTAACGCTCGCGGCAGAAGCTCTTTATCTGCACCTTGGCATCACCCCGAAACGTTTTCATGTGACCCTGGAACGCGCTCTGCCTTTGGCCGGTGGACTGGGGTCCAGCGCGGCTTCGAGCGTGGCCGGGGCTTTAGCAGCCGCGAAGCTCGCCGGAGTTTTGGATCGGAAGGATCTGATTTTAAAATCCGCTCTGGCTGCGGAAACCGTGGTGGCCGGACCGCATCTCGATAACATCGCGCCCTGCGTTTATGGGGGCCTGACCCTTGTGCAGGATGTGGGGAACCTGAGAGTTTATCCCGTGCCCTTGAAGGCCAAATTCTGGGTGACCCTGACAACTCCTCCGCTTCATATCCAGACCAAGGAAGCCCGGAAGGTTTTGCCTCAGCAGCTCGACACCCCACGCTGGACGCGACAGATGGCCCACTGCACGACGCTGGCCCTGGCTTTGGCCCTGGGCGACCAAGAGCAGATTGCCTTTGGTTTGAAAGATCCTTTTGCAGAACCCGCACGCGGTAACCTTATTCCAGGATTTTTCCAGGCCAAGGCCGTGGCCATCAACGCCGGCGCCTTTGGTTTTTCCATCAGTGGCAGCGGCCCCACCTGCTTTGCTTTGAGTGCCGACGAAGCAACCGCGCATAAGGTGGCCGAAGCTGTCCGCGAGGTCTTTGGGCCTCAGACTCTTGTTCATATCGCCGAACCCAGTTTGGAAGGAGCCAGCATTTTATGA
- the thrC gene encoding threonine synthase, which yields MSQARFACLQCEKTYDWLELRYACDCGGLLEVKHDDAALRKLPELSEQRLTSRKPYDRSGVWRFREGVLPLAESMIVTQPEGQTPIYESPVLNQWAGQHRLSLKHEGENPTGSFKDRGMTAAVSMAKRLGMPVVACASTGNTSSSLAAYAARAGLKAIVFLPAGKVSQGKMAQTLGYGAKGLAIRGDFDDAMQIVRDLAAAGRVYMVNSLNPHRIEGQKTIIWEMLQDRNWKAPDWIVVPGGNLGNTSAFGKAIDEAYAWGWITKKPRIATIQAEGANPFFRSYNRDFASLEAITAETVATAIRIGFPVNYPRAVRSILNTNGIVADVTDAEIMAAKVVIDHAGIGCEPASAATLAGVKKLVKKGIIGTEEDVVLVLTGHMLKDPDAILKAQTLDCTEIDADANAIVRALDRV from the coding sequence ATGAGCCAGGCCCGCTTTGCTTGTCTTCAATGCGAAAAAACTTATGATTGGCTTGAACTCCGTTATGCCTGTGACTGCGGTGGACTGCTCGAAGTCAAGCATGATGATGCCGCGTTGCGCAAACTTCCCGAGCTTTCTGAGCAGCGCCTGACCTCGCGCAAACCCTATGATCGCAGTGGCGTCTGGCGTTTCCGCGAGGGTGTTCTGCCCCTTGCTGAATCCATGATCGTGACGCAGCCGGAAGGCCAGACACCGATCTATGAAAGTCCAGTCCTGAATCAATGGGCCGGTCAGCATCGTTTAAGTCTGAAGCACGAAGGCGAAAACCCCACCGGATCCTTTAAAGATCGCGGCATGACCGCCGCCGTATCCATGGCCAAGCGCCTCGGCATGCCGGTGGTGGCCTGCGCATCCACCGGAAATACCAGCTCATCCCTTGCAGCCTATGCGGCCCGCGCGGGGCTCAAGGCCATCGTTTTTCTTCCCGCGGGCAAGGTGAGTCAGGGGAAGATGGCCCAGACTTTGGGATATGGAGCCAAGGGTTTGGCCATCCGCGGTGACTTCGATGATGCCATGCAGATCGTTCGAGATCTGGCGGCTGCGGGACGCGTTTACATGGTGAACTCGCTCAATCCGCATCGGATTGAAGGGCAGAAGACCATCATCTGGGAAATGCTGCAGGATCGCAACTGGAAGGCTCCTGATTGGATCGTGGTGCCGGGTGGCAACCTGGGCAATACGAGTGCCTTTGGCAAAGCGATTGATGAAGCGTACGCCTGGGGCTGGATCACCAAGAAACCGCGCATCGCGACCATCCAGGCGGAAGGCGCGAATCCCTTTTTCAGAAGTTACAATCGCGATTTTGCCAGCCTCGAAGCCATCACGGCGGAAACCGTGGCCACCGCGATCCGTATCGGCTTTCCTGTGAACTATCCGCGCGCCGTGCGATCTATTCTGAATACCAACGGTATCGTCGCCGATGTCACCGATGCCGAAATCATGGCTGCGAAGGTGGTCATTGATCATGCGGGCATCGGCTGTGAGCCGGCGAGTGCCGCAACGCTTGCGGGTGTGAAGAAACTCGTTAAAAAAGGCATCATCGGGACCGAAGAGGATGTGGTGCTCGTGCTCACAGGGCATATGCTCAAGGACCCGGATGCGATTTTGAAGGCTCAGACGCTTGACTGCACGGAAATCGATGCGGATGCCAACGCCATTGTCCGAGCCTTGGATCGGGTATGA
- a CDS encoding CPXCG motif-containing cysteine-rich protein yields MEEPVNVQCPWCGEVFVTFFDLSSGATNYIEDCQVCCRPIMLVYRIGRSGQVKVQALRS; encoded by the coding sequence ATGGAAGAACCCGTGAATGTACAGTGCCCCTGGTGCGGCGAAGTCTTTGTCACGTTTTTCGATCTTTCATCCGGCGCGACCAATTATATCGAGGACTGCCAGGTCTGCTGCCGACCGATTATGCTGGTCTATCGCATTGGACGTTCTGGACAGGTCAAGGTTCAGGCCCTGCGCAGCTGA
- a CDS encoding leucine-rich repeat domain-containing protein yields the protein MLKKIRQRPILHGLFGSFILLVPAFLLMCDRSTNTESSALRMVNGSIPTAEHPASYSAVALVDKNSHNHFCSGTLVAEHLIVTAAHCVFDKRPQDFQILFGQDTKADSAVLRDAEELATFKKFQKFESNFDIAWVRFQGDIPAGFKPVEIWHQPAAFAAKTPISIAGYGRTASQCAFDDASCQGGKLLYVDTNVREFVNHGRLFNLIVIGPRPDHGPCFGDSGGPAYVKENDQWYLVGDFMGWDRILVPEQLETICDTGEAIYNFVGDFVQWIEDTSGVKLAYDASINPRMPTESLDVLTEEPKDFLGWCQYNNHEDPAWFTVQRILRIVSDYRIQSGDEAGAREIFENCESADSWLRKMLAEQKKLEIGGFDPSTFIDSARLEDIRPLRALADMGLEELTLSDHAIQDLSPLAALTSLKKLTIIDNVLSERQARIKAEPLRIAAFPLLENLRLQNPSVPLDFSNLSQLKNLRVLDLAYVNLPTLPDFNSLSLDELRLDSLTLSEPLDLTPLSKVRVLFLNKLALRNLPAQWSELESLDLLEVTGLKALPADAPRMKRIFVYASDIAGDVKAGNWPALEEGSIFANAGLTRFTLPFALPKVHYLEIAENTQMDTVVLNALPMLENLSMANNALTALPDLSQLTQMSRLNLENNKLTSLQPLAGLPRLQYVDLSNNPLVNLEGLADLPALKRLVLQNTKGEGLKTLQGMRNLPKLIEINLTRNSLSSVQELLPFTSLKVVILNDNFIEDIAALKALPKLEYLEAINNPLKDRTCPIAGNADACRFEWLNFSQNGPIIFPGSARAKGAEGQLSFR from the coding sequence ATGCTAAAAAAAATACGCCAACGCCCCATCCTTCACGGTCTCTTTGGTTCATTTATCCTGCTCGTGCCCGCCTTTCTCCTGATGTGTGACCGCTCGACGAATACGGAGAGCTCCGCGCTGCGCATGGTGAACGGAAGCATTCCCACGGCTGAGCATCCCGCGTCTTACAGTGCTGTCGCCCTCGTAGATAAAAATTCTCACAATCATTTTTGTTCAGGAACATTGGTGGCGGAGCATTTGATTGTCACCGCCGCACACTGCGTCTTCGATAAGCGGCCCCAGGATTTCCAAATCCTTTTCGGCCAGGACACCAAAGCTGACTCAGCCGTTCTCCGGGATGCGGAAGAGCTGGCCACCTTCAAAAAATTTCAAAAATTCGAATCCAATTTTGACATCGCCTGGGTGCGCTTCCAGGGGGATATTCCCGCCGGATTCAAGCCCGTGGAAATCTGGCATCAGCCAGCCGCCTTCGCGGCCAAGACCCCGATCTCCATTGCCGGCTATGGTCGCACCGCTTCGCAATGCGCCTTTGATGATGCAAGCTGCCAGGGCGGAAAACTTCTCTATGTCGACACCAATGTGCGTGAATTCGTCAATCATGGGCGTCTTTTCAATCTGATCGTGATCGGACCACGTCCTGATCACGGACCATGCTTCGGCGATTCGGGCGGACCCGCCTATGTGAAAGAAAATGATCAGTGGTATCTGGTTGGTGACTTCATGGGCTGGGATCGCATCCTGGTGCCCGAGCAGCTTGAGACCATCTGCGATACGGGCGAAGCCATTTATAATTTCGTGGGCGATTTCGTCCAGTGGATCGAAGATACCTCGGGTGTGAAACTCGCCTATGATGCGTCCATCAATCCACGCATGCCTACGGAAAGTCTGGATGTGCTGACCGAGGAACCCAAGGATTTCCTGGGCTGGTGCCAGTATAATAATCATGAGGATCCCGCATGGTTCACGGTCCAAAGAATTCTGCGCATAGTCAGTGATTACCGCATCCAAAGCGGAGATGAGGCCGGAGCCCGCGAGATTTTTGAAAATTGCGAAAGCGCGGACAGCTGGCTCCGTAAAATGCTGGCCGAGCAAAAGAAGCTCGAAATCGGCGGCTTTGATCCCTCAACCTTCATCGACAGCGCGCGCCTTGAGGACATTCGCCCCCTGCGCGCCCTCGCTGATATGGGGCTTGAGGAGCTGACCCTCTCCGATCATGCGATCCAGGACCTTAGCCCCTTGGCGGCGCTCACCAGTTTGAAAAAACTGACGATCATCGACAATGTGCTTTCCGAACGGCAGGCCCGCATCAAAGCCGAACCTTTGCGTATTGCGGCCTTTCCGCTGCTGGAAAACCTGCGCCTGCAGAACCCGAGCGTGCCGCTCGACTTCAGTAATCTGAGCCAGTTGAAAAATCTGAGAGTCCTGGACCTGGCTTATGTGAATCTCCCGACCCTGCCTGACTTCAATAGCCTATCCCTGGATGAGCTGCGCCTGGACTCTTTGACTTTGAGCGAACCTTTGGACCTTACGCCCCTGAGCAAGGTGCGGGTCCTCTTTTTAAACAAGTTGGCTCTCCGTAATTTACCCGCTCAGTGGAGCGAATTGGAATCGCTGGATCTTCTCGAAGTGACAGGTTTGAAAGCGCTTCCCGCTGATGCTCCCCGCATGAAACGGATTTTTGTGTATGCATCGGACATCGCAGGTGATGTCAAAGCTGGGAACTGGCCTGCACTTGAGGAAGGGTCGATCTTCGCGAACGCCGGCCTGACGCGTTTCACGCTGCCTTTTGCCTTGCCGAAGGTCCATTACCTGGAAATCGCTGAAAACACCCAGATGGATACTGTCGTCCTCAATGCCCTGCCGATGCTTGAAAATCTGTCGATGGCCAACAACGCCCTCACGGCTTTGCCGGATCTTTCACAGCTGACGCAGATGTCCCGCCTGAACCTTGAAAACAATAAGCTCACGTCCCTTCAGCCACTTGCGGGACTGCCCCGACTTCAGTACGTGGACCTCAGCAATAACCCTTTGGTCAACCTGGAAGGACTCGCGGATCTGCCCGCCTTGAAGCGTCTCGTTCTGCAGAACACCAAAGGTGAGGGCCTCAAGACGCTCCAGGGTATGCGCAATCTGCCCAAGCTGATCGAGATCAATCTGACCAGGAATTCCCTGAGCAGCGTGCAGGAACTTTTGCCCTTCACCTCGCTCAAGGTCGTCATTCTGAATGACAATTTCATCGAAGACATCGCCGCGCTCAAGGCCTTGCCTAAGCTGGAGTATCTGGAGGCTATCAATAATCCTCTGAAGGACAGGACCTGTCCTATTGCCGGCAATGCGGATGCCTGCCGTTTCGAATGGTTGAATTTTTCTCAGAATGGCCCCATTATTTTCCCAGGCTCAGCCCGAGCCAAAGGTGCGGAGGGACAGTTGTCCTTCCGTTGA